ATTTGAACGCCATGTCATGTGcaatacgtaccaccacaacCAAGCGGCGATGCAATTCACACCTTCCATAGGTTACACCAAGGTTCCACCTTAATTCCCGATCTCCATTTGCCGGATGGGATGTGTGTGCTGCATCTCATCTTATCTCTCCATCAAACAGTCACTCCAGTCAGACACGGCGGTAGCATTTGCTACATCAACACTTGAGCGCCTGTCAACATGCCGAGGCATGCTGTAGAGTCCTCACAGAGGTGCAGGACAATAAACATTCTTTTACTGTGCAATTGTGTATACCCCTATTGTTGGGGCACTTTTTACAACAATAGTCGTGTTACTATGGGAAAAGGGAGCGAGAGGGAAAGATTTGGAGGTAGGAAGGGTTTTATAATAAGCAGAAACCGTGGAAGATAAACGTATAATTTTATCTTTACGCCCTGCCTGCAAGAGAACACCCTTCGTTTTGTACTGTAAAGAGGTATCTCAGGTTTCGTCAAAGTTAGcctgtgtgccttttttgagCTCGAGAAATGCGGTGGAACCCGTTATAAAAACTCGGCAAACACATGAAGTCACTGTGAGGGAATTGTAACTCATATGTTGTGTAGATGGACGAAGCGTATATTCATTTCAACACTGTCGACTAATTATTACGCTTTAAATTGAGCAACATTACTTGGAAGGTGTAAggcgaagtaaaaaaaaaaaccatctgtAATGTATTTTTACGTTACTCTACACAAATGTATGATCTTTATGAGTTTTACGCTGGATTAGCGTATTGTGTACACTTGAATCTAGACCTGCACCGGCTGCTCATAATGGGcgataaatattcaaataactTTGATAGCATGCTCCTCATCTATCCTGTACCGATGACCGTATCGGGCGGTGTATCGGCGTTCTGCGGGATTCCGTAAACAAATGAATGGGGAAATGAGTGGACGtttgataatgttttgtttttgtttcgttttacatCTCTTAACAGATTCACATTCCAATTCCAGACGGGCTTTGCAGAAAGTATCCTTGCAACGCTGAACAATTTTCTCCCGGTTTTACACAATTCATTCGACAGTTTTGCTTGCTCAGGTGTTGCGCTCTTCGCTCTCGtccgtttgccatttttgtaaCGTTTCTGTTGTTTACGTTAAACACATTCTATCCGGTGCAAGATAGAGTCACCTGCCGTGAGGTAGGGCAGGGTCGAAACCAGCGGAAACCATCGTTAGGGagcgaaaaagggaaacaatttaattatttaaataatttattcaacaaaactCCTCCCGAGCCCGACCAGTCAAAGGTGGACAGGTGGTGTACGGCGAGTGAGTACACCGTGAATGAAATATAACCATTCCTCATCGGTGCATTGGATTTGGGGGCTGTATGGACACAGAAATACATACATTTGAATGGTCAGTGGGCATCTGGCCAACGTAGGATTGTGCATAAAAGTTTTTTAggcgaaaatttaatttcccacGGTTGTGTTTCAGGTGCACTATCATACCGTTCGTTAGAGCTTGATGCGCGAAAGGCAACTTCATTCTAAAGGGACAAGGCTGGAATGCAATTTCCCTCAGCGTATCTGATTCTAATCTCACTAGAAGTTAGTTTGTTATAACCAAGCTAGTTACCTGGCATTTTAAATCGTTTCTTGATGAAGTCGGATTCTTCCTTGTAAGCTTATTTTGCCAGTAATTCGCTGAATCATGCTCGATAGATATATCAATTTAGTACATGGTAAATGTTGCGAGTGAAAGTAGGAGAAAAAACTTTCAaccgcacactcacacacatcacATCACGCGGACACATCGTTATCCCTTTTTAGATAAATAGAGGTAAGAATGAGataagtttgtttttgcaatggCGTCGCCAACATCTTACTGCATTCGTGGCAGTTCGTGGGACGGAAGAAACCACCGGCATCGGCATGTGTTGGGCGGGTCTTTATGTGGCTCAGTGCTGTTTGTAATTCGGTGTGTCTAGTTAAAACGataccagcaacaacaaaaaaggcaacccACGCAGTCAACTGGGAAAACGTTAAGGTTTAATGGTTTACAAAATGGTGTATCATTGCACGTTTTCACAATTCATTATCACTTCATTATACGATAAGGGAATAGGGAATTGTGTGTTGCTGtaggaaagtaaaaaaaaaccaaacaacctcCTGGCTGCGTAACGTACCGGTAATGGTTTGAAGTGTGTGAATGTGATGAAAAATCGTGAAACATAAATCATGACCAGTCAGACGCGTATCTGGTGTGGCGGAATTAAACTTTAGCTGACGCGCgtaaaaaacgcacacacgcacggtgcGCTCATTCACAGAACGATATAAAACCATTCTCGGGTTTCCAGCGTAATGCTTAAGCGTGGGCAATTAGGTGAAAAACGAagacaacaataacaaaattatCACACAACGATCCGTCGCAAGCATCAGACTGATGCAGATAGGAACGTAGGACTTAACCATACGGAGCGTTAATCGAGAATCGTTAAATTGTAAACTGATACTAATCACGCCTTCCTTTCACACCACAGGAGCTTTGGTTAGCATTTAGCTATGCACTTTGGCACTTTAAAACAGTGTATTAAGAGCTATTTACGATATTTTCTCGTCAAAGCAAGGCTAGCATAGTAATCGATAGTGCGAGCTGCACAGGATCGTTGAGTTGCTCATGCAAAGCAACGCAGCAACGTCTCATACACAGGTCAATCTAATATTCTAAGATAATTTGGCATCAAAGCCAAAAGGGCAATCGCCATCAGGTGTAACCTTTGAATgatattataataattaatgaaGCAACCGTACAGCCCAAGTCCAGTACTATGGCATGAGctgtataaaatatttgtagaGCTCATTTGCTATACATGTCAGATCCATTGATTTATATACACCGGTCATCGAAGCCCTCAAAACTGAACCTAACGCTGAAATCGGGGGAACAGGTTCGCACAACGGTTGATGTGAGGAACTTTggaaagagtgtgtgtgtgtgtatgtactgGTTAACCATCGATGTCATTAGGGATTTTGAGGAGGGTATTGTTagtaaaactttaaaattgtttcaccATAACTCATTGTCAAACCGCAAAACCGTATGTAGTCAATGCAGGGCGGAAGATTTCGATTGTCAACAATTGATGCGATCGATAGCGTCGGAATAAATTATAACTGTAGCGCAAGTGAGCACATTGCGATCGGCATTATAATGACAGCTGAACatgaaaagttttcttttaatataattatggAGTACGGTAATTTCAAGCTTTAACAGGGGTATTAGTAACACAAATGGGTCAATGTACatgtaattttattgtaaatacGTCGTTTggtatttattataaaaactTAATGTAAAAAActgattattttctttaatactacaacattttgtttttaaatgtaacGCTGTTATACTAGAATGCacttaatattatttattctctTCGATATTACaagatataattttaaagcattattgtttcattgtttcatGAATGCATTCTGAACGTATATGTGCTATAGTCTTGGGGGTTTAAGCGTCaatgaatgttttatatttaaaattcttAACTACACTTACAGAGTATCCATGTTATcaattgtaaaatattgttaaaattaatatatttgaCATCATAAATAAACCAAGCTAACGAGCAagtaaattgtataaataaacataactgAACACATCAGTTGCAAGTAATATTGTTCGGataaatttaacatatttaacagcttttttttaattattcaaaacgcaatctgtttttaaaatatagcAATTCCATCACGATGGtttttttatcggcacaactacCTCAACAGGTtgctatttctggctttctttgacttaatttacccgtAACGGAATAGTCAGTTCTAGCTACGGGAGATTAGTACGGATGCgattttggaccagtcctGGCgtatgaagaccggcgccagtATCAACACACCACCGGCCCCATTAAGCTgacacaattaaaaaaaaaggcttgtTTCCATAATTCAATGGCTAATGTAATTGATTATAGCATTCGTTGTAAATGCTTTCACAAGAGGTTTTCGTGGGTTAAGAACCTTTTGGTGGTTAACCCATCATTCATTAGCTTAAAGTTTGGACTCGCCTAATTGGTACATTAAAACACCATAAGCGTACGCGAGGCGTTAGATTGAAGAGCGAGCGATCCTACTCTTTTGGGCACTTCACCATAACAAAACCACTATTATGCTCATTGTTGGGTGGATATTTATACCTGTGTTACGAGAGAACTAGCATTTACCTAAAACCGGAAACCCACTTCACACCAAAAAACCCTTCGCGTAGGTGCAGTGGCACGTTTCCAGTCGCGGGTATAATGAATTCCTGTCAGATTTGATTTAAAGCAATTATCGTTCATGTCAACGGATTGATGGGACATGTTTTATCTCGCCCCAGTTTTTACCTATTTGTTTTGGGGTAATGGATGAGTGCGTTTCTGTGTCGCTATGGGTAAAATGGGGAACACTGTTCGGgataaaataaagcattttgtacggtatttatttttgcctcAGAGACTGCGTGAAACATCCAGGTGACGTGTAGCAAAAAAGCCTGGGTGAGGTAGATGGTTCGTGTTCTATCTTCATCCAGACGCAACGCATATGAGTGAGAAGCTGCTATcgaaaatcattattttttatgaagTTCTGTACAAACGAGTGTGCGAGTGTATCGGTCTAGCACCTGTTACACCAATTAAACTCATCGCCTCAGTTATTCCATATACTTCGCCGTATGCGTGGATTGGTGGAGGCTTTTGAAGCTTACTACTCTGTTTGTAAAACGATTCTCCGTGGTGACAAAAGTGTGACAAAAGATGATTTCTCAGAAGTTAGCAGTAACTCTGATgtggaatgaatgaatcgaatGACTCAATGGTACATGTGTTATTTTTGCCGATACATTGATACGTACTTTTGGGTGAGCTGTACTTTAGCCTCGATAATTGTACATGCCAGACAAATAAGCATTAGCCAGGTTTCAATACTTAAATCATCACAAAaggtaattttatttcaaaccaaaccaaaccaaaaatccaaaaaaccaaaaatatttaatattttctattaTGTCACAATTAGATCattcaaattatttaatttaattacgaaCACTGCAATACTTTACTGTTTTTCAGTAAATATGAAACACATAATAATGCTGATTATCCTTgacaaaattgaattttgggcactagaaattgatttttaaactaAGTTCATAATatgaaaaaatcttcaaagccAAAATGTTATTCGTGTCGAGTCAAACGTGTGCCAACAGGTTTAGCCACGCGTGCACTCATAAtgttggcgaaaaaaaaatgaatggaaatatCGTCGGGTGATTTTTGAATCCATTCCGTGCAACTGTTACATGCACTTATTGGTTCAAAAATTATAATGCTTCTCTTCAATTGCTTGTGTACTTTTACTACTTTGTTTGCGCTCGAGCAGTTGCTACCTTTTCTATGGGTATCAATATGATTGCCGTTCTTCTGATAATTTGTATCGCAGATTCAAGATTGCGGTATGAGTTTCGTTATACATGTTTCTTCACGAGCTGGTTACTTCAGGAGTATAAGGTTTCTGTAACTATTTGGGAGCCTGTGCGCAGCGAGAGTTTAAATAGGTCACTAAATACATGAACATTTTCATGTTCTTCAAacgtttttttaataatataacTTCAGTTATTTAGTACATTTTCACTATAATAAAATGGCTAAATTATCAGAATGCATGTAATAAAAAAGGCTCACCAGAACAACGTATTTGCACTGTCgttaggaaaaaaatgcactaTAGATGTACACAAAATGCTGGATGGAACTAGTGCACACTGCTTAAATCACTACAACATCCTTCACTTAATAACACGGGCACAACAGCACTGAATTGAAAGCAGATCGCAAGCAGTGGGTGAGACTGTGGTTAACACTTTCATGCACTATTTGAATTCTTTCCACACAACAGGTTAGCAGAGCTAGCGGTTGATCCGTGTTGTCCCGCCGCACGTCGGAAACTTTGTGTCCTTATAATGGGTGGAACACACGTATTTATAAACCGTACGCATCCGCAGATCCTTGCTACAGGACGCATTCCTTTGATACAGGATCCTTAACACTTGCTTGCTCCAGGATGGCGCGTTCAAATGACGAGAACGTTGTGCTTCCATCGCTGATACTGTTAACCGTGCTACATTGCGAGCCTAAACGTGACATCGATGGTGCGGTTGATGGAGAACTGACGTCACGGTAAGAGAAAAGCAGTAAACAAACATCATATATATACTGATAACAGCGATATTGTTGATTAATTGCACGAGTAATAGGGATGTACATTTGAAAATATGAACTGTACACGAATAAACTAAAACATTTCGAAACTCAAGTCTTAGAAAGTGAGCCATAACTCAAAACTAACCACATATAAAGGATAAGTAAATACATGTGAGAGTTTTCAAAAGCGGTTTCTAGCAATCGTGTAGAAGAATATGATGAAAAGTATATCATACTCTTAGATTTGCGTGCAATTACATAGGCGGGTAAAATGATCGAAACCACGTGGGACTTTGCATTAGCCCTGTATCATTCACTTGTTGCTCGAAAAGTTCGCGCGTGCAACATTTGGATGTTGCATCTTATGTATCAGAGGTGTCGAACGTGTGTTTGGGAGGCTGTATTGTTAACACATTAATGATATAATGTATTTATCAGCTCCTTTCATTATGTGTGtctaattttttaaatgttgtaatTGTGGCAAGTGTGTAACAAGTcttggttttttatttatcgtttttagCCACCAAAGTAATTTATCTACACCGTACAAGGCATCAGTTTGACATTCCTGTTATATACAACTTTATGTAGACTTAAGTAATGTAAACATTATttctacattttgttttgcgtttgaaaCAAACTACAAAGCTACAATTTTGTGAAATTGATGTTTTACTTCATTATAGTTTTGAGCActatttctatattttttatttatctgaagaACGACCGGGCTGTATATCTCACTATTTCTATGtatgttatttatattttcctctcgaacgctGTCTTAGTgttcaatattgttttaaattactgTGCCATTTGCTGCTCGCTGCATTGCAGTCGGCATAATGTGGTGTGTTCATAAGTAAGCGAAAAATATCGGAAAACGTTCCGTTTACCATGCAAAGCTCATTAAAATGACATTCAATACGGATGGATATAAGGAGTTGATCGATTTGAACTTTTCGACTTTGAAAACCAGACAAGCTCATTTCTCATTTGGCCATTTAGATTTGTCATACATCAGCTTAATGCATGATAGCGACTCGGTGTTACCAGTGCATATATACTAGACTATATTTAATAGTCACCAGTAAGTAAATGTTTGAAACTTACACTCGTTGTTACAAGTGCTTTTTTTCTAGAATATATTTAAAAGTCACCAGTAAGTAAATGTTTGAAGATTACAACATGAATATAAGATGAAATTTAATGTGAAATTTAATATCTTCAGTATATTAGGGGAATAGAGGatgattaattttcttttttatatttttctagCCGATAAAGTCATTAGATTATCATGGCAGTCATTATCTATCGGCAAGCAGAGTAATACCGCTTGAAGTGCTACAAAGAGCAATGCGAATAAAGTTAGAGCATCAGTAGAGGCACGCTTGAAATGACGGCCAACTGCTATTGCATGAGGGGCCTTGCTTGCCTAGCCTCTAAGCAGTTTAATCCACCACTGGTAATGGCTCTGTAGattttgaataaatgtttttattcagTTATTTGGTTTGAATCGCACCGGTGCCAGATGTAACAGTCCTCTAAATCGCTCATGGTCGAGAGCGTTCATCTACCAActcattatcccggcctttctgaaGGATGCATTTACGCCATCatttcatctcaatttgaaCCTACCACGGCTCGATGTGGTCTTTCTTGTGACATGACCATCCCAGCGGAGTCCTGCCCAACCACCACTAATCTCTTGGAATTCGTTAGCCTATGCCACAGGACTATTGATGCCGGCCTTCAGGCCGTATATACAGATAACAAAGCAGCTTTTGACAGAGTAGGAACATGGAATTCTACTTACTAAGCTAAAAGTCCTTGGTCTTCCTGTTAAAGTGCTGGCCTGGATACTGTCCTACCTTTGCGACCGATCGTACCAGGTAAAAATGGGAATACAAACTTCGAGGTGCATCAACGCTACTTCCGGGGTACCGCAAGGGAGCAACCTTGGTCCGCTCCTCTTTGTGATCTACTTCAACGACGGGTCGCAAGTGCTTCCACCAGGTAGTCACCTGCTGTATGCCGATGACGCGAAGCTGGTTTTCCCGATCCGCACTCAAGCAGACCAATCGCAACTTCAGACAACTCTGAGCGTGTTTCAGTCTTGGTGCTCCACGAATGGCTTAGAGCTTTGCGCTGACAAGTGTGTTGTAAAAACATTCGCCAGAAAACGCAGCCCACTGTTATTCGAGTACGCCATTAACGAATCTGTCCTTGTGCGCCAAAGCTGTGTCAGGGACCTTGGAGTGTTCCTTGATGCTAAGTTGAGCTTTCTTGACTAGCTAGAGCACATCGCCACTAAGGGCAACCAGCTAATTGGCCTGCTGAAGAAGTTAGCGAGCAACATTACTGATCCGGTCTGTACTAAAGCGGTCTACTGTTTCTTAGTACGTACGGTGATGGATTAGGCATCTGTGGTGTGCTGGCCTATGGCTGCGCGTCCCCTGACCCTTCTGGAGTCCATCCAGCGCAAGTTTACGCGGTTTGCTCTGGGTTCCTGGAGCGTCCAAGTTGCCTACGTAAGACGCTGCGCGTTTCTTGGCCTGGAGTCGCTGAAACAGCGAAACTGTAACGCGCAGAGATTATTTGTCGCATGGCTACTTGAACATCGGATGGACTCGCCGGCACTGCTGTCCGGTCTCAACATCTACGTTCCGGCGAGATTACTCCGCGCAAGGCTGTTACTTGACGTAGAGGAACGTCATATTCGTTTTGGCTCCTCTGATCCGTTTTTGTCCATGTGCCGTGagtttattaaaatcaaattaaattaaattaaaaaaaaatgattcgtctaCTATGTTCTATGCAAAATCTAATCTCAAATCATTCAAATGTTCTTCTATCTCGCAAGGTAGGCCCCTAACACGATACTGGAACCTGTGGCACTGGCCATATGCCATATGCCGAAAACTGGTAGATCCAATCAATCGTACTGGACAGAGAAGTAAATGGAATTCTTCGGGTGATCCAAAAAATGTATGGATGCCTCCAGTTATTGACTagttattttaatattgtgGAGAACACGACAATCTGATTGTTCATACCCCTGTTTTACAACCCAAATTCTATACCCAAGCGTTCGTCCGTAATTTGTAACTTGACGGATCGGATCATTTTAGCTGGCCTAAATAAACAACCATCCGAAAAGGCCAGACGCACGATTCATGCAATAAGCGTAAGCGATCAGTGCATTAAGTATAAAGTAACATCTCAGATCCTCATTAGCAAAAATGTTCGACGCGCGCACTAACGTGCAATGCAATAAGAGATTCTTTAATAACCTAAATAAGCATTGGACAGCGCATCAATAAATGCAAGCTTTATGTAAGATACGGAAAGGAAACATGTCAGACGAGGATCATGGCGAGGATCATAATCAAACTGAAAAAGGACGAACAAcccaacaaaaataaaaattgctaaatcttcaaaacaaaatggaacaccGGATCGAGATCTTGTTATCTAAACTCAACGTTATCGTAAATATATTATGAATACCGGATTTGTACTTTAAACCTCAAGGCGGTATCTTCAAGTCACTCGGGAAATCAACAGTCCACAGTTATGTACTTGTTCTGGAACGATCCAGTGAAATAAAGTGATCTAAgtgaaataaagaagaaaagtgaaaagtaAACGCTTAACACGTCATCCTACAGCGCGATCAGTGATACAAGGGTCCACTACTAGGCACTGATTCTAGTCGAACCAGGAGAAGCCTATCCGAGGTCGAGCCGATTATACCCTTGATAAGGTGACTTTCACTGTttgaagaaggaaatgtcttcaaacgattgtGAATTGTATATTAGTTTAAGCTACCCctttagttgtaagcaatacggcctgggcGTCCTTATTGAATATCTCCACAATGTGATAACAATATAatttgtgaacaaaaaaaaaaattcgtaAATATAAATGAATGGTTTAGATACGAGTCGTTACAACAACAATTTGCTACTCactgcatcatcatcagttaCAACCCCTGGAATACTGGACTGcttgaatttcaaatttacaGAATGTCAAATAAAATGTCCAACGTTTCCACTATTTGGTGGCGTTGTGTCCAACGAATGTCATCTGAAATTGGCGCGCGCTTGTTGCTTGTTTGCGATTCGTGAAAGAGAACACTTgcgagaagaataaaaattgttaataattgAACATAACTAAGTTTTCGGTGAATTATAATGGATGTAGCAGATGCGCATGTTGGTCAGCTTCGTGTACGGGATGAAGTTGGAGTACGATGTCAGAAATTGTTCCTGGATTTTCTCGAAGAGTGAGTACGGTAGCAGTCGGTAATGGTTTCATTGTTTGTTCATGCGCTTTTAACATTGTTCCATAGGTTCAAAGAGGACGGCGAGATCAAATATCTGAAAACGGTGCTAGATCTGGTCAATCCGGATCGGTCTACGCTAGAGGTCAGTTTTGAGGATGTAGAAAATTACAACCAAACGCTGGCTACTGCGATCATTGAGGAATACTATCGCATCTTTCCCTATCTCTGCCAATCGGTGTCGAATTTTGTACGGGATCGGACGAGCTTGAAAAAGCCGAAGGAATGCTACGTATCGTTTGTAGATGTACCGACGCGCCATAAAGTTCGTGAACTCAGCACTTCCAAGATTGGAACGTTGATTCGCATCTCCGGTCAGGTGGTACGCACGCATCCAGTACATCCGGAGTTGGTGTTGGGAACTTTCGTGTGTCTGGATTGTCAGACGGAAATTCGTGACGTAGAGCAGCAGTTCAAATTCACGAATCCGACCATCTGCCGCAATCCAGTGTGTGCCAATCGTCGTCGGTTCATGCTCGAAgtggacaaatcattgttcATTGATTTCCAAAAGGTGCGCATTCAGGAGACGCAAGCCGAACTCCCGCGAGGATGTATTCCGCGCTCGGTTGAGGTGATTTTGCGTGCAGAGATGGTAGAAACGGTGCAAGCGGGAGACCGATATGATTTCACCGGAACGCTTATCGTAATACCGGATGTGGGAGCACTGCAACTGCCAGGAGCAAAGGCTGAAATCGGGTCGCGTCATAAGCAGGGCGATAATGCAGCCGAGGGCGTTCGAGGTTTGAAGGCTCTGGGTATGCGAGATTTGAACTACAAAATGGCTTTTCTAGCCTGTTCGGTGCAGGTGACTTCGTCTCGATTCGGCGGTACCGATTTGCCGATGAGTGAGGTAACATCGGAAGACATGAAGAAGCACATGACTGATGCGGAATGGAACAAAGTGTATGAAATGTCCCGTGACCCCCGACTGTATTCACACCTAATAAACAGCCTTTTTCCCTCGATCTATGGTAACGACGAAGTAAAACGAGGAATTCTGCTGATGCTGTTCGGTGGTGTGGCCAAAACTACACAGGAGAGTAAGTGGTTGAAAGTTCATctaaacaaaatgtttcacaaTTCGTCTAATCGCTCGGGTCTGGGGTTTGTTTGTATATTGCAGAAACTACTCTCCGTGGTGACATAAATGTGTGTATTGTGGGCGATCCCAGCACAGCAAAATCTCAGTTCCTGAAACAAGTGTCCGACTTTTCGCCCCGTGCGGTATACACATCGGGTAAAGCATCGTCTGCTGCAGGTCTGACAGCGGCCGTAGTAAGAGATGAGGAAAGTTTCGATTTCGTTATCGAAGCCGGAGCACTTATGCTGGCGGACAATGGCATTTGCTGCATCGATGAGTTCGACAAGATGGACCCGCACGACCAGGTTGCGATTCACGAGGCCATGGAACAACAGACAATTTCCATTGCTAAAGCGGGCGTACGAGCCACACTGAACGCTCGTACCTCGATCTTGGCCGCAGCAAATCCAATCGGTGGCCGGTACGATCGGTCGAAATCGCTACAGCAGAACATTCAGCTGACGGCTCCGATTATG
This Anopheles marshallii chromosome 3, idAnoMarsDA_429_01, whole genome shotgun sequence DNA region includes the following protein-coding sequences:
- the LOC128715520 gene encoding DNA replication licensing factor Mcm6 codes for the protein MDVADAHVGQLRVRDEVGVRCQKLFLDFLEEFKEDGEIKYLKTVLDLVNPDRSTLEVSFEDVENYNQTLATAIIEEYYRIFPYLCQSVSNFVRDRTSLKKPKECYVSFVDVPTRHKVRELSTSKIGTLIRISGQVVRTHPVHPELVLGTFVCLDCQTEIRDVEQQFKFTNPTICRNPVCANRRRFMLEVDKSLFIDFQKVRIQETQAELPRGCIPRSVEVILRAEMVETVQAGDRYDFTGTLIVIPDVGALQLPGAKAEIGSRHKQGDNAAEGVRGLKALGMRDLNYKMAFLACSVQVTSSRFGGTDLPMSEVTSEDMKKHMTDAEWNKVYEMSRDPRLYSHLINSLFPSIYGNDEVKRGILLMLFGGVAKTTQEKTTLRGDINVCIVGDPSTAKSQFLKQVSDFSPRAVYTSGKASSAAGLTAAVVRDEESFDFVIEAGALMLADNGICCIDEFDKMDPHDQVAIHEAMEQQTISIAKAGVRATLNARTSILAAANPIGGRYDRSKSLQQNIQLTAPIMSRFDLFFILVDECNEVVDYAIARKIVDLHSHIENRVEQAYSREDVLRYIMFARQFKPVIKPEAMQLLVENYGHLRQRDTGTSGKSTWRITVRQLESMIRLSEAMAKMECNEEVTEQHVKEAYRLLNKSIIRVEQPDIHLDDEEGEEGENIMDTAEDTPEDTPATNGTDENGHEATAVTKKKLTLSFEEYKNLSNMLVIHMRNEESRIESEEIEQEGISKTQLINWYLGQVEDQLESLEELTERKILIEKVIDRLIYHDQVIIPLKKAGLDEKGSSGDEDVLLVVHPNYIVES